From the Cryptomeria japonica chromosome 2, Sugi_1.0, whole genome shotgun sequence genome, one window contains:
- the LOC131052326 gene encoding anthocyanidin 3-O-glucosyltransferase 2-like, which yields MEKHQVGSRPHVALYPVMGLGHLIPFLELARNLVSSHGFTVTLITPSWNVSPLETKYVSDLLTSNTNTIRQVELPQIPSDGEDVKDVFTFVLDQISKAMPAVEQNLRILQQPNGPFSPVRALISDLFHASSLDVTDSLGLPNYVLFTSSTAFLCFMLCVPRLYLSDGNEAPPFSVNIPGWKNPFHERDFPEVLHNKSSTMFHGFLRLCSPLRAMKAILVNTFDALETQTIHALLSAKVPEIDRLPPVHAIGPIIRSVDLPQDDRKGEERLKMWLDSRAKASVVFVSFGTRGLMSTEQLIEIALGLEASGLNFVWVVRGISNTKNGTSNLEVELSSVLPEGFLSRVEGRGIVLTSWAPQVAILSHPAVGAFVSHCGWNSTLEAIWFGVPIVAWPLYAEQRMNCLSIVNEWMVGLEAVKGEDGLVGRAELQSVLEKVMDGEEGRLARKNMEELSLKARCAVTEREGSSFESMEASFSGLVIATEK from the coding sequence ATGGAGAAACACCAAGTGGGTTCAAGGCCACATGTGGCACTCTATCCAGTTATGGGTTTGGGCCATCTTATTCCCTTCCTTGAGCTTGCAAGAAACCTCGTTTCCTCCCACGGTTTCACCGTCACCCTAATCACACCCTCCTGGAACGTTTCCCCTTTGGAAACTAAATATGTTTCAGACCTCCTTACCTCCAATACCAACACAATCCGTCAAGTAGAGCTTCCGCAAATTCCTTCCGACGGAGAAGACGTCAAAGATGTCTTTACCTTCGTTCTGGATCAAATAAGCAAGGCCATGCCTGCGGTGGAGCAAAATCTGAGGATACTACAACAGCCCAACGGCCCTTTCTCGCCGGTTCGTGCGTTGATATCTGATCTCTTCCACGCGTCATCTCTGGACGTGACTGACTCTCTGGGCTTGCCAAATTATGTCCTGTTTACATCCTCTACGGCCTTCCTCTGTTTCATGTTGTGTGTCCCTCGCCTTTATTTGTCTGATGGAAACGAGGCTCCTCCGTTTTCCGTCAATATCCCGGGCTGGAAGAATCCCTTCCATGAGCGCGATTTTCCAGAGGTGTTGCACAACAAGTCCTCTACGATGTTTCATGGCTTCCTTCGCCTCTGCTCTCCCTTACGAGCGATGAAGGCGATTCTCGTCAATACATTTGACGCCTTGGAAACTCAGACAATTCATGCCTTGCTGTCCGCTAAAGTCCCAGAAATCGACCGCCTACCGCCGGTACATGCGATTGGACCGATTATACGGTCGGTTGATCTGCCCCAGGATGACAGGAAGGGAGAAGAGCGCTTAAAAATGTGGCTGGATAGCCGGGCAAAGGCATCGGTGGTGTTCGTGTCGTTTGGTACGCGGGGGTTGATGTCCACAGAACAGTTGATAGAAATTGCCCTAGGGCTGGAAGCGAGCGGCCTAAACTTTGTTTGGGTTGTGCGGGGCATTAGTAATACTAAAAATGGTACTTCTAATCTGGAAGTGGAGTTGAGTAGCGTACTTCCCGAGGGTTTCTTGAGCCGTGTTGAGGGTCGGGGAATAGTACTTACTTCTTGGGCTCCTCAGGTTGCGATCCTTTCCCATCCAGCGGTGGGAGCTTTTGTTTCTCATTGTGGATGGAATTCTACGCTGGAAGCTATTTGGTTTGGAGTCCCCATTGTTGCCTGGCCTCTGTATGCTGAGCAGAGAATGAATTGCTTGTCAATTGTAAATGAATGGATGGTGGGTTTGGAGGCTGTCAAGGGAGAGGATGGTTTGGTTGGCCGGGCGGAGTTGCAGAGTGTGCTGGAAAAAGTTATGGATGGAGAAGAGGGGAGATTGGCGAGGAAGAATATGGAGGAGTTGAGTTTGAAAGCGAGATGTGCAGTCACAGAAAGGGAAGGAAGCTCCTTTGAGAGCATGGAGGCTTCATTTAGTGGCCTTGTTATAGCCACCGAAAAGTAA